One Pullulanibacillus sp. KACC 23026 DNA segment encodes these proteins:
- a CDS encoding deoxyribonuclease IV translates to MKLGCHVSIKDGYLGAAKRAYSLGANAFQYFPKNPRSLGVKSFDRHDAKQCAEFCAAEQMVSIAHTPYPTNIAATGEKETAVVESLLNDLDIADACGSFGIVVHFGSAKGDLLQGYQQMLNVLNQVQAQWEGRSLILIENMAGKGDQLGMTMEELIKIRELTNYPEKIGFCLDTCHAFASDLWNGRNWNAFVDKGRELGFIEQVKAIHFNNSFYPNGSRKDRHSPIVKGEIHAEAMKEILLHAEFADVPFILETPNTEKDSHQQEIEWMKQVAGN, encoded by the coding sequence ATGAAGCTAGGATGCCATGTCAGTATTAAGGACGGTTATCTCGGTGCGGCGAAGAGAGCCTATAGCTTAGGAGCAAACGCTTTTCAATATTTTCCAAAGAATCCGCGCAGTCTTGGCGTAAAATCTTTTGATCGGCATGATGCCAAGCAATGTGCTGAATTTTGTGCAGCTGAACAAATGGTCTCAATCGCTCATACACCGTACCCGACCAATATAGCCGCAACAGGAGAGAAGGAAACAGCGGTCGTTGAGTCTTTATTGAATGACCTGGATATTGCCGACGCTTGCGGATCTTTTGGGATCGTGGTGCATTTCGGCTCAGCCAAAGGCGATCTCTTACAGGGCTATCAACAAATGCTAAACGTTTTAAATCAGGTGCAGGCACAGTGGGAGGGGCGTTCATTAATTTTAATTGAGAATATGGCAGGTAAAGGGGACCAGCTTGGAATGACCATGGAAGAATTGATTAAAATTCGTGAGCTTACTAATTATCCAGAGAAAATTGGGTTTTGCTTGGATACCTGTCATGCTTTTGCAAGTGATCTGTGGAATGGAAGGAATTGGAACGCGTTTGTCGATAAGGGGCGTGAATTGGGATTTATCGAACAGGTTAAAGCCATCCATTTTAATAATTCGTTTTATCCAAACGGCTCAAGGAAGGATCGCCATTCACCCATTGTAAAAGGTGAAATCCATGCAGAGGCGATGAAAGAAATCCTTCTTCATGCAGAATTTGCTGACGTCCCATTTATTTTGGAAACACCGAATACTGAAAAAGACTCGCATCAACAAGAAATTGAGTGGATGAAGCAAGTTGCAGGAAACTAA
- the bshB2 gene encoding bacillithiol biosynthesis deacetylase BshB2, which produces MEKSVLIAFPHPDDEAFGVAGTIIQYTQAGIPVTYACGTLGEMGRNMGQPFFATRESLPEIRKKELQDACKVMGIQDLRMMGLRDKTVEFEDEEEIAERIRAIIDEINPSLVITFYPGFAVHPDHDAFGSAVIRAVMSMPEETRPKVYCKAFSKDCVEILGKPDILHDVTEVLDQKVKTIAAHRSQTEASIKQWTPKLAEEDPELLQWLCNETFWTYKGKLID; this is translated from the coding sequence ATGGAGAAGTCAGTCTTAATCGCTTTTCCGCATCCCGATGATGAAGCGTTTGGGGTAGCGGGCACGATTATACAGTATACACAAGCTGGAATACCCGTCACCTATGCATGTGGGACGCTAGGTGAAATGGGTCGTAATATGGGTCAGCCTTTTTTTGCCACAAGAGAATCGCTTCCTGAAATTAGAAAAAAAGAGCTTCAGGACGCTTGCAAGGTCATGGGGATTCAAGATTTGCGCATGATGGGACTTCGTGATAAAACGGTGGAGTTTGAGGATGAAGAAGAAATTGCTGAACGCATTCGCGCCATCATTGATGAAATTAATCCATCACTTGTGATCACGTTTTACCCTGGGTTTGCTGTGCACCCTGACCATGATGCGTTCGGGTCAGCCGTTATCCGCGCGGTTATGAGTATGCCAGAGGAAACTCGTCCTAAGGTCTATTGCAAGGCTTTTTCAAAGGATTGTGTTGAAATTTTAGGAAAACCTGATATTCTTCATGATGTAACTGAGGTACTGGATCAGAAAGTAAAAACGATCGCGGCTCATCGATCGCAAACCGAAGCGTCAATTAAGCAATGGACGCCGAAGCTCGCTGAAGAAGATCCCGAGCTTTTACAATGGCTATGCAATGAAACATTTTGGACCTATAAAGGAAAATTGATTGATTAA
- a CDS encoding YojF family protein, protein MKAIDKEAVQAALDKWVGEPLYLHLETTNGAYTGFNENRLSVGAYIRNGKINYSRGKITGNGPYRVGLKIDLGWVYGEGLTDWEIDDKGRLLLAGHHDDGKLAAALELSKEPF, encoded by the coding sequence ATGAAGGCCATTGATAAAGAAGCTGTTCAGGCAGCATTAGATAAATGGGTAGGAGAGCCGTTATATTTACATCTTGAAACAACCAATGGTGCTTATACTGGATTTAATGAAAATCGGTTATCAGTAGGTGCTTATATCCGGAATGGGAAAATCAATTATTCACGTGGGAAAATCACAGGGAATGGCCCCTACCGAGTGGGTCTTAAGATTGATTTAGGCTGGGTATATGGAGAAGGTCTAACCGATTGGGAAATCGATGATAAAGGGCGCCTTTTGCTTGCGGGGCATCATGATGATGGAAAGCTTGCCGCTGCTCTTGAGCTTAGCAAAGAACCTTTTTAA
- a CDS encoding DHHA1 domain-containing protein: protein MKNRLYYQDAYIHTFEAEVVHRGLDENSNHYVILSNTAFYPTGGGQPCDLGTLNDVKVVGVEVVEGEIYHYLEKPLPDEEQHVFGVIDWDRRFDHMQQHAGQHILSAAFQDLFGYKTVSFHLGKESVTIDLQTPNVSKKELEVAFQKANEIVFHNEPILTKWVEPDELSHYPLRKPPKVTEDIRLVIIEGVDYNACGGTHPRRTGEVGPIQLLGTERMKDNVRISFLCGWRAIKAFQSKHDILRRLTHSFNRPEEELYSTIEQAFHEQNRLKAELANVMATLLDQEAISLIESAEGLENGCKLIARFYIDRPLQELQQLSHSIKDHDPNTIILLTVLNENKLQLIASRGKDVSQDMNKMVKSVLPLINGRGGGKADHAQGGGEAVMTASALLEHLKRAIIGKEAVL from the coding sequence ATGAAAAATCGTCTCTATTATCAAGACGCCTACATACATACGTTCGAAGCAGAAGTGGTTCACCGAGGACTTGATGAGAACAGTAATCATTATGTCATCTTATCTAACACTGCTTTTTATCCAACGGGAGGCGGCCAACCGTGTGATCTCGGGACTCTTAATGATGTTAAGGTCGTTGGAGTTGAAGTGGTTGAAGGGGAGATTTATCACTATCTAGAGAAACCGCTCCCTGACGAAGAGCAGCATGTTTTTGGCGTTATTGATTGGGACAGACGCTTTGACCATATGCAGCAGCATGCGGGTCAACATATCTTATCAGCAGCTTTTCAAGACTTATTTGGTTATAAGACCGTCAGTTTTCATTTAGGTAAAGAGAGTGTGACAATCGATCTCCAAACTCCTAATGTTTCAAAAAAGGAGCTTGAAGTGGCTTTTCAGAAGGCGAATGAGATTGTCTTCCATAATGAACCTATTTTGACAAAGTGGGTAGAACCGGATGAGCTCAGTCATTATCCGTTAAGAAAGCCGCCTAAAGTGACGGAAGATATTCGATTAGTGATCATTGAAGGGGTGGACTACAATGCCTGCGGCGGAACTCATCCAAGGCGTACAGGCGAAGTTGGTCCAATTCAATTGTTGGGGACCGAACGGATGAAAGATAACGTTCGTATTTCCTTTCTTTGTGGTTGGCGCGCGATTAAAGCGTTTCAGTCAAAGCATGACATTCTTCGCCGATTAACGCATTCCTTCAATCGACCGGAAGAAGAACTCTATTCTACTATTGAACAGGCTTTTCATGAACAAAACAGATTAAAGGCAGAATTGGCTAACGTAATGGCGACACTCCTTGATCAAGAGGCCATTTCACTCATTGAGTCAGCAGAGGGATTAGAAAACGGATGTAAATTGATTGCTCGCTTTTATATCGACCGTCCTTTACAAGAGCTCCAACAATTATCTCATTCAATAAAAGATCATGATCCTAATACGATTATTTTACTGACAGTATTAAATGAGAATAAGCTCCAATTGATCGCCTCAAGAGGCAAAGACGTTTCTCAGGACATGAATAAAATGGTTAAGAGTGTTCTTCCTCTTATTAACGGAAGAGGCGGAGGAAAAGCCGACCATGCCCAAGGCGGCGGGGAAGCGGTCATGACTGCTTCCGCTCTATTGGAGCATTTAAAACGTGCCATTATAGGAAAGGAGGCTGTCTTATGA
- a CDS encoding MATE family efflux transporter: MYKTKTTFQKIRLLIRLLIPILITQCGMYAMTFFDTVMSGHASAADLAGVAIGSNIWMPVYTGLSGILLGLTPILSQLIGAKETNPIPGKLHQALYLSVTIAIILFGIGSLVLEPLLNQMGLSRQVHDIAWRYLVALSAGIIPLFAYNVLRGFIDAHGLTRLSMLISLLGLPINALFNYLFIFGKWGAPKLGGVGAGVATAITYWMIMAIAIICIITLKDFHHYQVFRKLPRPSFLAWKELLKLGLPIGFSVFFETSIFAVFTLLMSEYSTIIVAAHQAALNFASFLYMVPMSVSMALTIAVGFEAGGRRYSEARTYSFIGIGIAILFALFFAFILLRFNQPISRLYSTDPQVLRMASHFLVFAIFFQLSDAIQAPIQGSLRGYKDVNITFVMTLISFWLIGLPVGIFLAHKTSLGPYGYWIGLITGLAVGAVTLFIRLIAVQKRFSLLQEKG, translated from the coding sequence ATGTATAAAACAAAAACAACCTTTCAAAAAATCCGCTTGTTAATACGTCTTCTTATTCCCATCCTCATTACCCAATGCGGGATGTATGCCATGACGTTCTTCGATACTGTCATGTCCGGCCATGCTAGTGCCGCTGATCTAGCAGGTGTCGCGATTGGGTCAAATATTTGGATGCCAGTCTATACAGGATTAAGCGGAATTCTTCTTGGCCTTACCCCGATTCTTTCCCAGCTTATAGGAGCTAAAGAAACCAACCCCATTCCTGGGAAACTGCACCAAGCCCTTTATCTGTCGGTTACGATTGCGATCATTCTTTTCGGTATTGGAAGTCTCGTATTAGAACCCCTGCTCAATCAAATGGGGCTTAGCCGTCAAGTTCATGACATTGCCTGGCGCTATTTAGTCGCACTATCAGCCGGGATTATTCCATTGTTTGCCTATAATGTCCTTCGCGGTTTTATCGATGCGCATGGTCTCACTCGATTATCCATGCTGATCAGTCTATTGGGATTACCCATTAATGCGCTGTTCAACTACCTCTTCATCTTTGGGAAATGGGGAGCTCCAAAGCTTGGTGGTGTTGGGGCAGGTGTCGCTACGGCCATCACGTATTGGATGATCATGGCAATTGCTATTATATGTATTATTACTCTAAAGGATTTTCACCATTATCAAGTCTTTCGCAAGCTCCCCCGACCCTCTTTTTTAGCTTGGAAAGAACTATTAAAACTAGGTCTTCCAATTGGGTTCTCGGTATTTTTTGAAACGAGTATTTTTGCAGTCTTTACACTCTTAATGAGTGAATACAGCACGATAATTGTTGCTGCCCACCAGGCGGCTCTTAACTTCGCATCGTTCTTATATATGGTTCCGATGAGTGTCTCAATGGCCTTAACGATTGCGGTTGGGTTTGAAGCAGGAGGCAGACGCTACTCAGAGGCTAGAACATATAGTTTCATTGGTATTGGGATCGCCATTCTCTTTGCCTTATTCTTTGCCTTTATCTTATTGCGCTTTAATCAACCGATTTCAAGACTCTATTCAACGGACCCGCAAGTTTTACGGATGGCCTCTCATTTTCTTGTATTTGCGATTTTCTTTCAATTATCTGATGCCATTCAAGCGCCGATCCAAGGTTCATTAAGGGGTTATAAAGATGTTAACATCACCTTTGTCATGACCCTCATCTCCTTCTGGCTTATCGGCTTGCCTGTTGGAATTTTTTTAGCTCATAAAACCTCTCTGGGTCCATACGGTTATTGGATTGGGTTAATTACAGGTCTCGCTGTCGGAGCGGTCACCTTATTCATCCGACTAATTGCCGTTCAAAAGCGGTTCAGCCTGCTGCAAGAAAAAGGATAA
- the tyrS gene encoding tyrosine--tRNA ligase yields MNLLQDLENRGLLYQVTDREALEKLLEEEKIALYCGFDPTGDSLHIGHLVTIVTMRRFQLAGHTPIALVGGGTGMIGDPSGRSTERNLNELSIVQEWSEKIKRQLMKSLDFDGESPAKMMNNYDWLGKLSMIEFLRDVGKHFPVNYMLNKDSVTSRMENGISFTEFSYMILQAYDFLNLYEKAGCRLQIGGSDQWGNITAGLELIRRNGHEAPAFGVTFPLITKSDGTKFGKTAGEAIWLDPEKTTPYEFYQFWLNTEDRDVIRFIKYFTFISEEEVAALEKEVETAPEKRVAQRRLAEELTIFVHSEEALQQAVRITEALFSGELSELTASDIKQGFKQFPTYQAETKEEIGLIDLLVSAGVVSSKRQAREDIQNGAVYVNGHRITDVQYTVTAADRIEDQFTIIRRGKKKYTLIKY; encoded by the coding sequence ATGAATTTATTACAGGACTTAGAAAATAGAGGACTTCTCTATCAGGTTACGGATCGTGAAGCATTGGAGAAGCTTCTAGAGGAAGAGAAAATTGCCTTATATTGCGGGTTTGATCCGACTGGAGATAGTCTTCATATCGGCCACCTTGTCACCATTGTCACCATGAGGCGTTTTCAGCTTGCTGGGCATACGCCAATCGCACTTGTCGGTGGAGGTACAGGCATGATCGGTGACCCGAGCGGCCGTTCTACCGAGCGGAATCTCAATGAGTTGTCGATTGTACAGGAGTGGAGCGAAAAGATTAAGAGACAATTAATGAAGTCACTTGATTTTGATGGGGAAAGTCCAGCGAAGATGATGAATAACTATGACTGGTTAGGCAAGTTGTCGATGATTGAATTTCTTAGAGATGTTGGGAAGCATTTTCCTGTCAATTACATGCTTAACAAGGATTCCGTTACCTCACGAATGGAAAATGGGATCTCGTTTACCGAATTTAGTTACATGATTTTACAAGCCTATGATTTCCTTAACCTCTATGAGAAAGCAGGCTGCCGTCTCCAAATTGGAGGCAGTGACCAATGGGGAAATATAACAGCCGGTCTTGAACTCATTCGCCGAAATGGTCATGAAGCACCTGCGTTTGGCGTGACCTTCCCGCTCATTACAAAGAGTGACGGTACTAAATTCGGGAAGACAGCAGGTGAAGCGATTTGGTTGGATCCAGAAAAAACAACCCCTTATGAGTTTTACCAGTTCTGGCTCAATACAGAAGACCGCGATGTGATTCGGTTTATTAAATACTTCACCTTCATTTCAGAAGAAGAAGTGGCGGCACTTGAAAAAGAAGTCGAAACGGCACCGGAGAAGCGTGTCGCCCAGCGACGATTGGCAGAAGAATTGACGATCTTTGTTCATAGTGAGGAAGCCTTGCAACAGGCGGTTCGAATTACCGAGGCTCTCTTCAGCGGCGAATTGTCCGAATTGACCGCTTCGGATATTAAACAAGGGTTTAAACAATTCCCAACTTATCAAGCAGAAACGAAAGAGGAAATCGGGTTAATTGATTTACTCGTTTCAGCAGGTGTCGTGTCTTCCAAGCGTCAAGCTCGTGAAGATATCCAAAATGGAGCAGTCTATGTAAACGGCCATCGTATAACCGATGTTCAGTACACCGTTACCGCCGCTGACAGAATCGAGGATCAATTCACGATCATCCGCCGAGGCAAGAAGAAATACACGTTAATTAAATACTAA